ACCGCGACACAAGCCCGCCATTGCTGTGGGCCACGAGGACCACCTGCTTGTCGGCCATCACCCCTGTGGAAATCAAGCTGTCCATGCGGATCTGAAGACCGTGGGCGATTTCGGTGTCGCTTAACTTGTCAGACTCGTAATGGAACCGGAATATCTTGTACTTGTTTTTCAAGGGGCCGTCGTAAATATAATCCATCATTTTTTTGAACCCGGCCTTTTCAGCCACCGTCGTGCCGTCCACCTCCGAAACCGCAATGGTTGACGAGCCCATCCACCCGTGAACCAGTATGAGGGGCAGGCGATCGGCTCCGCCGGGGTCGCGGGCGTCCTGGTCCGCAACAAGCGCGGTGATGCTTTCGGGAGTGAAACCGGGCGCGACCCCGGCCAGGGTGAGATGGCCGCCCACGAGAATCATCATGGCCAGAAGGGCCAAAATGCTGATATTTATTATTCGACGCATGGATTTGCCTTTCATGTCGGGCGCATGGATTAAAAACAAGTTCGGAAAGTGCGGAAAATGAAAGAATGTTCGCATTATTGCACAGCCTTGGAGTGACGGCCAAATCATTTTTTTGGGTCCGCTATCGGGAAGCCGGAAAGAATCTTGCGCCGATTTTCGACACAATCTGAAGAAAATGCCGCCCCAGGCCCTGGACATTGTTGCCTCGACCCATGAAAAGGGATACAAGCACCAGGGCCTTGTGGTGCGCCCGGAATGAAGAAGTCTCCGTTGTCCGACGCCTGTTGTCAACCGGCCAGGGCTTGCAGGAAAAATATCTGTTTCAAGAAATTTCCAACCATCAGAAAAAGAAATGTACGAATCGAGCCCGACAGAAGCGGCGTCAAAGCCAGCCGCGTTTCATTGCCCTGTTTGCTTTTTTTCGGGCCAAGCCTCGCTGCGCTACGATTTTGTGGAAAACAGGATTTATGCCTGCCCGCTATGCGGGTTCATGTTCATGCATCCCCAGCCGACCGAAAAGGAGCTCAGCGAACTTTATTCCAACCGCGATTACTTCTGCCACGAATCATTTTACAGCGGCGACAACAAGACAATATACGGTTACGCCGATTACTTCGCCGAACGGATGAACAAACAAAGCCGGTATGGCCGGATCGCGCAAAAATGTATGCACCTGCTTACCGAAGGCTTGTCGGGCAATGAAAAAAAGCGGCTCCTGGAAGTGGGAAGCGGCCCCGGCTTTTTTCTGGAGGAGGCTCACAAGGCCGGTTTTTCCGTTGAGGGGATCGAGTTCAACCCCGAAATCATAGCCGAATGCCGAAGAAATCACCCATTCCCTGTTGTTTGCGAAGACTATCTGAAAATTGAGGCCAGGCCCGACTCCTATGACTGCATAGTCATGCTGGATGTCCTTGAGCATTTTCCCGACCCGTTTTCCGCAGTGAAAAAGGCCTTCACCGAGCTTGTTCCGGGCGGGGTTCTGGTGATCTCCACCGTTGATTCGGGAAGCTGTGTGTCCAGGCTTCTGGGAAAACGCCTGGAGGACTTTCGCCGGGTAAGGGAGCATCTGTTTTTCTTCAACCGCTCCAACATCGCCCAGCTTTTGAGGCAACAGGGCTTTCTCGTCCTTTCAACCAGTTCAATAGGCCACACGTTCATTTTGGGGCACCTGTACGAAAGGCTGCGGCTGATGTATCCAACCAGGGCCAGAATTCCCGCCTTCCTGAAATCCCTGGGCGAAAGGCTGAAAAACAGGACCATCTCCATAAACCCCCGAACCAAAATGATCCTTTTCGCCCAAAAGCCCTCCCTGGCCCACAGTCGGCTCGTTTCGGAGCATATCCGCAAAGACCTCGCCCACATGGACGGCTACGACAATTACTACCGGCATCTCATGGCGGGCGTGGCCGACCTCGTCCGGGGCAAAACCATAATGGAGCTTGGTTGCGGCACCGGAAACGCCATGGAAAAACTCATGGACATGGGAGCCTGGTCTGTAACGGGCCTGGACAAGGACGGCCAATCCATCAAAAAGGCAAGGGAGCGCCTGGACAGGGCGGGATACGGCGATCTTTGCCGATGCCTTGTAATGGACACCGATTCGGAGCGAGGGGAGCTTTCCAGGCTGATCCGGCTGAATCGGCCCGACGTGGTTTTTTCATTCAATTTTTTTGAGCACACCATGGACGACCTTGGCCTTGTGAGAGCCATTTACCGGAGCATGGAAACCGGCTCCAGGCTGGTAAGCATTGTGCCTGCCGGGAGCAGGTTGTACAACCGCTTGGACGAGGCCTACCTTCACCACAGGCGTTACGATGAACGCGACGTGCGGCTTCGGTTCGCGCCTTTCTCGATCCAAAGGATTTACAGGCTTGGATTTCTGAAGGGCCTTGGATGGTATTTTCTGGGCAACCGGCCATACAAGGGCCTGGCCGGGCACCTCGCCAATTACAATCTCCTGTTCAACCTGGACAGGGCTATAGACAGGGCGTTCGGAAACCGGGTCCCAATGGGTGCGACCTGGGTTCTTGTCCATGAAAAAAATGACCGGCGTAGTGTCTTTATCTTCTGACAGACGGAACCGGGGCGGGGAAATAATCGGGAGCGACGAACATGGTGGAAAACGAAAATCCGAAAACCGATCTATCGGTCAAAATCGCGGGGCTCGATTTAAAAAATCCGGTGCTCACCGCAAGCGGCACCTTTGGTTACGGCCTGGAATTTTCGCCGCTTTTTGATCTGAACCTTTTGGGCGGAATCGTCACCAAGGGCCTTTCCCTAAATCCATCAGCCGGAAACCCGCCGCCGCGCATAGTTGAAACCCCATGCGGAATGCTTAACGCCATCGGCCTTGAAAACGTGGGGCTCGACGCCTTTCTGGCCGAAAAGCTGCCCAGGCTCAAAGATTTTGATACCGTGGTAATCGCCAACATCTACGGCAAGACCCTGGAAGACTACGTGGAGCTTGCCCGAAGGCTTAACGACGCGGAAAAGGTGGAGGGAATCGAGGTCAACATCTCCTGCCCCAACGTAAAAGCGGGCGGCGTGGCCTTCGGCGTGGACCCCATCGCGGCGGCCCAGGTGATAGGGGCGGTGCGCAGGGTGAGCACAAAAACCATAATCGCCAAGCTCTCTCCAAACGTCACATCCATCGCCGTGATTGCCCGAGCCGTTGAAGACGCCGGGGCGGACGCGGTGAGCCTCATAAACACCCTTACCGGAATTGCGGTGAACATTGACACCCGCCGCCCGGTGCTTGCCAACGTCACAGGTGGGCTGTCCGGCCCGGCCATCAAGCCCGTGGGGCTGCGCATGGTGTGGGAGGCGGCCCGCGCCATAAAAATTCCCGTGATCGGCATAGGTGGAATCGTCACGGCCAAAGACGCCCTGGAGTACCTTCTTGTGGGGGCCTCGGCTGTTCAAGTGGGAACAGCCAATTTCGTTGACCCTCTGGCCTCGGTGAAAATCGTGGAGGGAATCGAAAAATTTTGCCTGGAAAAGGGAATAGGGCGGATAACGGATTTCATCGGCGCGCTTGAAAACTGACATTGAAGTATCAATAATAGGGTGTGCGGGCAAGCCGGGAGAAACATAATGACTGAATTGGCAATAGGTGAGGGTCATAAACGGATTTACCAGGACCTTCTCGCCAAGCTTGCGTCGGCCGATGTCTGCACCTCGGCGCGCAACCTCGGCCTTGTGTTTAATGCCGATGGGCAGATCGAACTTCCGTTTGGGGGGATGTTCTACCTGATATCGGCAGGCGGCGTCAGGCTCGCGAATGGCAAAAGACCTCATCCCATAGCAGCGAGCGCACTGATTCATTATGTTCTTTTGGGAAGCGAAAAAA
This portion of the Deltaproteobacteria bacterium genome encodes:
- a CDS encoding methyltransferase domain-containing protein; its protein translation is MHPQPTEKELSELYSNRDYFCHESFYSGDNKTIYGYADYFAERMNKQSRYGRIAQKCMHLLTEGLSGNEKKRLLEVGSGPGFFLEEAHKAGFSVEGIEFNPEIIAECRRNHPFPVVCEDYLKIEARPDSYDCIVMLDVLEHFPDPFSAVKKAFTELVPGGVLVISTVDSGSCVSRLLGKRLEDFRRVREHLFFFNRSNIAQLLRQQGFLVLSTSSIGHTFILGHLYERLRLMYPTRARIPAFLKSLGERLKNRTISINPRTKMILFAQKPSLAHSRLVSEHIRKDLAHMDGYDNYYRHLMAGVADLVRGKTIMELGCGTGNAMEKLMDMGAWSVTGLDKDGQSIKKARERLDRAGYGDLCRCLVMDTDSERGELSRLIRLNRPDVVFSFNFFEHTMDDLGLVRAIYRSMETGSRLVSIVPAGSRLYNRLDEAYLHHRRYDERDVRLRFAPFSIQRIYRLGFLKGLGWYFLGNRPYKGLAGHLANYNLLFNLDRAIDRAFGNRVPMGATWVLVHEKNDRRSVFIF
- a CDS encoding dihydroorotate dehydrogenase produces the protein MVENENPKTDLSVKIAGLDLKNPVLTASGTFGYGLEFSPLFDLNLLGGIVTKGLSLNPSAGNPPPRIVETPCGMLNAIGLENVGLDAFLAEKLPRLKDFDTVVIANIYGKTLEDYVELARRLNDAEKVEGIEVNISCPNVKAGGVAFGVDPIAAAQVIGAVRRVSTKTIIAKLSPNVTSIAVIARAVEDAGADAVSLINTLTGIAVNIDTRRPVLANVTGGLSGPAIKPVGLRMVWEAARAIKIPVIGIGGIVTAKDALEYLLVGASAVQVGTANFVDPLASVKIVEGIEKFCLEKGIGRITDFIGALEN